From Candidatus Zixiibacteriota bacterium, one genomic window encodes:
- a CDS encoding protein kinase, which yields SLPYMSPEQIRGKKIDFRSDLYSLGVTMYQMLTGAVPFEEDSDFMLMQAHLEKTPPKPSEKRTDIPPDMEAVLMKSLEKDPEARYASAKEMSMALAEFQKKSGIGGDDDPTLAGHPLRSRTSKTKDKSERDQKDIKTTFDQPKPQKLPRPILLILAVFVFAVIVFVGIQIGGREGGEELTGSGAETPLEDTVASQPVSDQDQDLADGGQAEDDDGALPSGQDEDDTREQASQPQHTGKLEVFFSPHDVGQTAKLFLNGVRVNYSDVPVRLDTLEPGRYTLLLVHPQHGRFFDTVTVGEQIKSRNYDFQAPSGKVRISSTFIGGPARQWGYIYIDEVKRDQGTPFAFDLTAGPHKVAVTKDGYQTVGGYKIVNVSAGSDQELNFKLRKR from the coding sequence TCTTTGCCGTACATGTCGCCCGAACAGATCCGCGGAAAAAAAATCGACTTTCGCTCCGACCTGTATTCGCTGGGCGTGACCATGTACCAGATGCTGACCGGCGCGGTGCCGTTCGAGGAAGACTCCGATTTTATGCTGATGCAGGCTCATCTGGAAAAAACTCCGCCCAAACCGAGTGAGAAACGAACTGATATCCCACCCGATATGGAAGCCGTCTTGATGAAGTCGCTCGAGAAGGATCCCGAAGCGCGTTATGCTTCGGCCAAGGAGATGTCGATGGCGCTGGCTGAATTCCAGAAGAAATCCGGTATCGGAGGTGATGATGACCCGACATTGGCTGGGCATCCACTGCGCTCCAGAACATCGAAGACGAAGGACAAATCCGAGCGTGATCAGAAAGATATCAAAACGACATTCGATCAGCCCAAACCCCAGAAACTGCCCAGGCCGATTCTTTTAATTCTGGCCGTGTTTGTATTTGCGGTGATTGTTTTCGTCGGCATTCAAATCGGCGGTCGCGAGGGGGGCGAGGAGCTTACCGGGAGCGGTGCCGAAACCCCGCTTGAAGACACCGTTGCCAGTCAGCCGGTGTCCGACCAGGATCAGGATCTTGCGGATGGCGGACAGGCTGAAGATGATGATGGCGCTTTGCCGTCGGGGCAGGATGAAGATGATACTCGTGAACAGGCCAGTCAGCCTCAACATACGGGCAAACTGGAGGTGTTTTTCTCACCCCATGATGTAGGTCAGACCGCAAAACTTTTTCTCAACGGTGTCAGGGTGAATTATTCCGATGTTCCGGTTCGGCTCGATACTCTCGAGCCGGGACGGTACACGTTGCTTCTGGTACACCCGCAACATGGCCGTTTCTTCGATACGGTGACTGTGGGTGAACAGATCAAGTCTCGCAATTACGATTTTCAGGCACCTTCCGGGAAGGTGCGGATTTCATCCACGTTCATTGGCGGACCCGCACGCCAGTGGGGCTATATTTATATCGATGAGGTCAAAAGAGATCAGGGTACTCCCTTTGCTTTCGATTTGACCGCCGGGCCTCACAAGGTTGCGGTTACAAAAGATGGCTACCAGACTGTCGGTGGCTACAAGATTGTCAATGTGTCTGCCGGAAGTGATCAGGAGCTGAATTTTAAGCTCAGAAAAAGATAA